In a single window of the Diabrotica undecimpunctata isolate CICGRU chromosome 11, icDiaUnde3, whole genome shotgun sequence genome:
- the LOC140452606 gene encoding uncharacterized protein, which produces MGIFVKNYVEARKIHLNTNLEAVAVPISCNINCRPINICNIYLPHPNENVLEDLQRLIDDIPAFKLILGDLNCHNIIWGSIKTDKCGRLLQKLIDNQNLILMNTAKPTHFSYHNSTFSAIDISLCDHLLATSFSWNSLDYLYNSDHFPLTIKTIGHDQPNIPVYQKWKLNSPNWDLYRDLINDYLTNFILEDSIDSSLHHFNDTILKCANIAVKKTKPCKRKPVPWWNEEIALAMKSTKHAFNVLKRHKTTENVSNFKKLRAKTKYLIKKSKKKHGQIMSLP; this is translated from the coding sequence ATgggtatttttgtaaaaaattatgtagaAGCAAGAAAAATTCACCTAAACACCAATTTGGAAGCCGTTGCTGTACCTATATCATGCAATATCAACTGCAGACCTattaacatatgtaacatttaccTCCCTCATCCAAATGAAAATGTACTTGAAGACTTACAGCGCTTAATCGATGATATTCCTGCTTTCAAACTAATACTTGGTGACTTGAATTGTCATAATATCATATGGGGTAGTATAAAAACAGACAAATGTGGTAGACTTCTTCAGAAATTAATAGATAATCAAAATCTAATATTAATGAATACTGCTAAACCTACTCATTTTAGCTACCACAATAGTACTTTTTCTGCCATCGATATTTCGTTGTGTGATCACTTATTAGCTACAAGTTTTTCTTGGAATAGTCTTGATTATCTATATAATAGCGATCATTTTCCTCTAACAATTAAAACCATTGGGCATGATCAACCGAATATTCCTGTTTACCAAAAATGGAAATTAAACTCACCAAACTGGGACTTATATAGAGATCTAATAAATGATTATCTTACGAACTTTATTCTAGAAGATAGCATAGATTCATCTCTTCATCATTTCAATGATACTATACTAAAATGCGCTAATATTGCAGtgaaaaaaacaaaaccttgCAAACGAAAACCAGTACCATGGTGGAATGAAGAAATAGCTTTAGCTATGAAATCTACCAAACATGCtttcaatgttttaaaaagacATAAAACAACAGAAAACGTTAGCAACTTTAAAAAACTTAGGGCAAAAACTAAATATCttattaagaaaagtaaaaagaAACATGGTCAAATTATGTCTCTACCATAA